One window of Nicotiana tomentosiformis chromosome 11, ASM39032v3, whole genome shotgun sequence genomic DNA carries:
- the LOC104103883 gene encoding nuclear pore complex protein NUP98A-like isoform X4, which produces MSLFSAPSSSPSFSSSNLFGNRAFGATSSASSSASSVFAQPIGSSVSFGGTKASSATNNATAFQTQDKSLGSSSTLPTFGKKYGGNGVANESLVWSRDASVSAPAFGVASNSHFGMSSTPTFGSCSFDMPAVSTSGISGFGGLLIPRPFNESTVEHFGMSSTPRFGSYSFGQPAVSVSALNPLFSSSNMFGSTPEIGQTQPLFGNRAFGETSSASSVFAQPIGSSVSFNGTTTFNAANDATAFQTQDKSLGSSTLSTFGKKYEGNGVANKPLLWSRDASVSAPALGVASNSHFGMSSTPAFGSYSSVQPAVSTSGISGFGGLVIPRPFDRPAAFVSGKESTAPLLKSFSFGKAACGFNQNGSRIASYIATPEKDSTKPGETIQSICGMHTYKDKSQEELRFEDYQLGDKGISGFGVIDNSRTFQSPVFNQSTVDHPNPFAVKREPSSGHCPNPFAVKREPSYCHCPNPFAVEREPFDFHPPNPCAVKREPSYCHPPNPFAVKREPSSGHCPNPFAVKREPSYCHCPNPFAVEREPFDFHPPNPCAVKREPSYCHPPNPFAVEREPFDFHPPNPFAVKREPFCSHCPNPFAMKREPSYCHCPNPFSVEREPFDFHPPNPFAVKREPFCSHCPNPFAMKREPSYCHCPNPFAVERERFDFHPPNPFAVKREPSYCHCSNPFVVEREPFDFHPPNPFAVKREPFCSHCPNPFAVKREPSYCHCPNPFATKRAGFDSLSKEKSTTTPPGTGTRVASYAATREVEGQYSIKFLSISAMPLYSNKSHEELRLEDYESANKGAASILQSKPFESSSGSTASNVFFSPWIHSSPFAAPLKPDSSSPITSALSPAPILTTGAAPQSTLCSNCLNKSQSSYQLQPTSPRLCDSSIGLENLTTSSQLYPLGPSQNTPLFVGPLHPEMTPNVGETLPTAISSHPATVSVESAAEEATDSKHDDKDVDAIMPKLQRSDYYTVPPIQELISKEKEEPGFCTHVTDFVVGRHGYGSIKFLGETDVRKLDLDSAVHFNCREVIIYMDESKKPPVGQGLNKPAEITLLNVRCINKSTGKEYTDGPIVNKYRDMLIKKAGVHGAEFVSYDPVKGEWAFKVSHF; this is translated from the exons ATGTCGTTGTTTTCCGCCCCAT CTTCTAGTCCGTCATTTAGTAGTAGCAATCTGTTTGGAAATAGAGCATTTGGAGCAACCTCATCAGCTTCATCATCGGCATCATCAGTATTTGCTCAACCTATTGGAAGTTCAGTGTCTTTTGGCG GAACAAAAGCCTCTAGTGCAACAAACAATGCTACAGCTTTTCAAACACAAGACAAATCTCTGGGCTCGTCATCCACTTTACCAACATTTGGAAAGAAATATGGAGGTAATGGTGTGGCCAATGAATCTCTGGTGTGGTCCAGGGATGCCAGTGTTTCAGCTCCTGCATTTGGTGTTGCAAGCAACTCACACTTTGGCATGTCAAGCACTCCCACATTTGGTTCCTGCTCCTTTGACATGCCAGCAGTATCCACGTCAG GCATATCTGGATTTGGTGGCCTCCTCATACCAAGGCCCTTCAACGAATCAACAGTCGAGCACTTTGGTATGTCAAGCACTCCAAGATTTGGTTCCTACTCCTTTGGCCAGCCAGCAGTATCCGTGTCAG CTTTAAATCCGTTATTTAGCAGCAGCAATATGTTTGGTTCTACCCCCGAAATTGGACAGACTCAACCACTGTTTGGAAATAGAGCATTTGGAGAAACCTCATCAGCATCATCCGTATTTGCTCAACCTATTGGAAGTTCAGTGTCTTTCAATG GAACCACAACATTTAATGCAGCAAACGATGCTACAGCTTTTCAAACGCAAGACAAATCTCTGGGCTCGTCCACTTTATCAACATTTGGAAAGAAATATGAAGGTAATGGTGTGGCCAATAAACCTCTGTTGTGGTCCAGGGATGCCAGTGTTTCAGCTCCTGCATTGGGTGTTGCAAGCAACTCACACTTTGGCATGTCAAGCACTCCCGCATTTGGTTCCTACTCCTCCGTCCAGCCAGCAGTATCCACGTCAG GCATATCTGGATTTGGTGGCCTCGTCATACCAAGGCCTTTTGACCGGCCAGCAGCATTTGTGTCAG GAAAAGAAAGTACAGCACCATTGCTCAAGAGCTTTAGTTTTGGAAAGGCAGCATGTGGTTTCAATCAGAATGGAAGTAGAATAGCATCATACATCGCAACTCCAGAGAAAGATAGCACAAAACCAGGTGAAACAATTCAGTCCATTTGTGGCATGCACACTTATAAAGATAAAAGCCAGGAGGAGTTGAGGTTTGAGGACTATCAGTTAGGTGATAAAG GCATATCTGGATTTGGTGTCATTGACAACTCAAGGACTTTTCAATCACCAGTATTTAACCAATCAACTGTTGATCATCCAAATCCATTTGCCGTGAAAAGAGAACCTTCTTCTGGtcattgtccaaatccatttgcCGTGAAAAGAGAACCTTCTTATTGtcattgtccaaatccatttgcCGTGGAAAGAGAACCTTTTGATTTTCATCCTCCAAATCCATGTGCTGTGAAAAGAGAACCTTCGTATTGTCATCCTCCAAATCCATTTGCCGTGAAAAGAGAACCTTCTTCTGGtcattgtccaaatccatttgcCGTGAAAAGAGAACCTTCTTATTGtcattgtccaaatccatttgcCGTGGAAAGAGAACCTTTTGATTTTCATCCTCCAAATCCATGTGCTGTGAAAAGAGAACCTTCTTATTGTCATCCTCCAAATCCATTTGCCGTGGAAAGAGAACCTTTTGATTTTCATCCTCCAAATCCATTTGCCGTGAAAAGAGAACCTTTTTGTTCtcattgtccaaatccatttgcCATGAAAAGAGAACCTTCTTATTGTCACTGTCCAAATCCATTTTCCGTGGAAAGAGAACCTTTTGATTTTCATCCTCCAAATCCATTTGCCGTGAAAAGAGAACCTTTTTGTTCtcattgtccaaatccatttgcCATGAAAAGAGAACCTTCTTATTGTCACTGTCCAAATCCATTTGCCGTGGAAAGAGAACGTTTTGATTTTCATCCTCCAAATCCGTTTGCTGTGAAAAGAGAACCTTCTTATTGTCATTGTTCAAATCCATTTGTCGTGGAAAGAGAACCTTTTGATTTTCATCCTCCAAATCCATTTGCCGTGAAAAGAGAACCTTTTTGTTCTCACTGTCCAAATCCATTTGCCGTGAAAAGAGAACCTTCTTATTGTCACTGTCCGAATCCATTTGCCACGAAAAGAGCAGGGTTTGATTCTCTATCAAAAGAGAAGTCTACCACAACCCCACCTGGCACTGGAACTAGAGTGGCATCTTATGCTGCAACTAGAGAAGTGGAAGGACAATATTCAATAAAGTTTTTGTCAATCTCTGCTATGCCATTGTATTCTAATAAAAGCCACGAGGAGTTGAGGTTAGAGGACTATGAATCTGCAAACAAAG GGGCTGCATCAATTTTACAAAGTAAACCATTTGAGTCTTCATCAGGATCTACTGCCTCAAATGTATTTTTTTCTCCATGGATCCATTCAAGTCCATTTGCTGCACCTTTGAAACCAGATTCTAGTTCTCCGATTACCTCCGCCCTTTCTCCCGCTCCTATTTTAACTACCGGAGCAGCTCCACAATCCACATTATGCTCAAACTGCCTAAACAAGTCTCAATCATCCTACCAGCTGCAGCCTACTTCCCCAAGACTTTGTGATTCATCTATTGGGTTGGAAAACTTGACTACATCCTCTCAGCTCTATCCACTTGGTCCAAGTCAAAATACT CCTCTGTTCGTTGGTCCTCTGCACCCAGAAATGACTCCAAATGTTGGAGAAACACTTCCTACAGCCATCTCTTCTCATCCAGCAACAG TTTCAGTTGAAAGTGCTGCTGAAGAAGCAACAGATAGCAAGCATGATGATAAGGATGTTGATGCCATAATGCCCAAGCTCCAACGTTCTGATTACTACACAGTTCCTCCTATTCAGGAATTAATATCAAAGGAGAAGGAAGAACCTGGTTTCTGTACCCACGTGACGGACTTTGTGGTAGGAAGACATGGCTATGGAAGCATCAAGTTCTTGGGAGAAACAGATGTCCGGAAGCTTGATCTTGATTCTGCCGTCCATTTTAACTGTCGTGAAGTGATCATCTATATGGACGAGAGCAAGAAACCTCCAGTTGGACAAGGCCTCAACAAGCCAGCTGAGATAACTCTCCTTAATGTCAGATGCATCAACAAATCGACCGGGAAGGAGTACACAGATGGACCAATAGTTAACAAGTACAGAGATATGCTTATTAAGAAAGCAGGAGTGCATGGTGCAGAATTTGTTTCTTATGATCCAGTAAAAGGGGAGTGGGCATTTAAAGTGTCACACTTTTAG
- the LOC104103883 gene encoding nuclear pore complex protein NUP98A-like isoform X3: MSLFSAPSSSPSFSSSNLFGNRAFGATSSASSSASSVFAQPIGSSVSFGGTKASSATNNATAFQTQDKSLGSSSTLPTFGKKYGGNGVANESLVWSRDASVSAPAFGVASNSHFGMSSTPTFGSCSFDMPAVSTSGISGFGGLLIPRPFNESTVEHFGMSSTPRFGSYSFGQPAVSVSALNPLFSSSNMFGSTPEIGQTQPLFGNRAFGETSSASSVFAQPIGSSVSFNGTTTFNAANDATAFQTQDKSLGSSTLSTFGKKYEGNGVANKPLLWSRDASVSAPALGVASNSHFGMSSTPAFGSYSSVQPAVSTSGISGFGGLVIPRPFDRPAAFVSGKESTAPLLKSFSFGKAACGFNQNGSRIASYIATPEKDSTKPGETIQSICGMHTYKDKSQEELRFEDYQLGDKGISGFGVIDNSRTFQSPVFNQSTVDHPNPFAVKREPSSGHCPNPFAVKREPSYCHCPNPFAVEREPFDFHPPNPCAVKREPSYCHPPNPFAVKREPSSGHCPNPFAVKREPSYCHCPNPFAVEREPFDFHPPNPCAVKREPSYCHPPNPFAVEREPFDFHPPNPFAVKREPFCSHCPNPFAMKREPSYCHCPNPFSVEREPFDFHPPNPFAVKREPFCSHCPNPFAMKREPSYCHCPNPFAVERERFDFHPPNPFAVKREPSYCHCSNPFVVEREPFDFHPPNPFAVKREPFCSHCPNPFAVKREPSYCHCPNPFATKRAGFDSLSKEKSTTTPPGTGTRVASYAATREVEGQYSIKFLSISAMPLYSNKSHEELRLEDYESANKGAASILQSKPFESSSGSTASNVFFSPWIHSSPFAAPLKPDSSSPITSALSPAPILTTGAAPQSTLCSNCLNKSQSSYQLQPTSPRLCDSSIGLENLTTSSQLYPLGPSQNTPLFVGPLHPEMTPNVGETLPTAISSHPATGMHDGVKVNDSCGKPNLAPEEMHYDNSGKLKPCFIVSVESAAEEATDSKHDDKDVDAIMPKLQRSDYYTVPPIQELISKEKEEPGFCTHVTDFVVGRHGYGSIKFLGETDVRKLDLDSAVHFNCREVIIYMDESKKPPVGQGLNKPAEITLLNVRCINKSTGKEYTDGPIVNKYRDMLIKKAGVHGAEFVSYDPVKGEWAFKVSHF, from the exons ATGTCGTTGTTTTCCGCCCCAT CTTCTAGTCCGTCATTTAGTAGTAGCAATCTGTTTGGAAATAGAGCATTTGGAGCAACCTCATCAGCTTCATCATCGGCATCATCAGTATTTGCTCAACCTATTGGAAGTTCAGTGTCTTTTGGCG GAACAAAAGCCTCTAGTGCAACAAACAATGCTACAGCTTTTCAAACACAAGACAAATCTCTGGGCTCGTCATCCACTTTACCAACATTTGGAAAGAAATATGGAGGTAATGGTGTGGCCAATGAATCTCTGGTGTGGTCCAGGGATGCCAGTGTTTCAGCTCCTGCATTTGGTGTTGCAAGCAACTCACACTTTGGCATGTCAAGCACTCCCACATTTGGTTCCTGCTCCTTTGACATGCCAGCAGTATCCACGTCAG GCATATCTGGATTTGGTGGCCTCCTCATACCAAGGCCCTTCAACGAATCAACAGTCGAGCACTTTGGTATGTCAAGCACTCCAAGATTTGGTTCCTACTCCTTTGGCCAGCCAGCAGTATCCGTGTCAG CTTTAAATCCGTTATTTAGCAGCAGCAATATGTTTGGTTCTACCCCCGAAATTGGACAGACTCAACCACTGTTTGGAAATAGAGCATTTGGAGAAACCTCATCAGCATCATCCGTATTTGCTCAACCTATTGGAAGTTCAGTGTCTTTCAATG GAACCACAACATTTAATGCAGCAAACGATGCTACAGCTTTTCAAACGCAAGACAAATCTCTGGGCTCGTCCACTTTATCAACATTTGGAAAGAAATATGAAGGTAATGGTGTGGCCAATAAACCTCTGTTGTGGTCCAGGGATGCCAGTGTTTCAGCTCCTGCATTGGGTGTTGCAAGCAACTCACACTTTGGCATGTCAAGCACTCCCGCATTTGGTTCCTACTCCTCCGTCCAGCCAGCAGTATCCACGTCAG GCATATCTGGATTTGGTGGCCTCGTCATACCAAGGCCTTTTGACCGGCCAGCAGCATTTGTGTCAG GAAAAGAAAGTACAGCACCATTGCTCAAGAGCTTTAGTTTTGGAAAGGCAGCATGTGGTTTCAATCAGAATGGAAGTAGAATAGCATCATACATCGCAACTCCAGAGAAAGATAGCACAAAACCAGGTGAAACAATTCAGTCCATTTGTGGCATGCACACTTATAAAGATAAAAGCCAGGAGGAGTTGAGGTTTGAGGACTATCAGTTAGGTGATAAAG GCATATCTGGATTTGGTGTCATTGACAACTCAAGGACTTTTCAATCACCAGTATTTAACCAATCAACTGTTGATCATCCAAATCCATTTGCCGTGAAAAGAGAACCTTCTTCTGGtcattgtccaaatccatttgcCGTGAAAAGAGAACCTTCTTATTGtcattgtccaaatccatttgcCGTGGAAAGAGAACCTTTTGATTTTCATCCTCCAAATCCATGTGCTGTGAAAAGAGAACCTTCGTATTGTCATCCTCCAAATCCATTTGCCGTGAAAAGAGAACCTTCTTCTGGtcattgtccaaatccatttgcCGTGAAAAGAGAACCTTCTTATTGtcattgtccaaatccatttgcCGTGGAAAGAGAACCTTTTGATTTTCATCCTCCAAATCCATGTGCTGTGAAAAGAGAACCTTCTTATTGTCATCCTCCAAATCCATTTGCCGTGGAAAGAGAACCTTTTGATTTTCATCCTCCAAATCCATTTGCCGTGAAAAGAGAACCTTTTTGTTCtcattgtccaaatccatttgcCATGAAAAGAGAACCTTCTTATTGTCACTGTCCAAATCCATTTTCCGTGGAAAGAGAACCTTTTGATTTTCATCCTCCAAATCCATTTGCCGTGAAAAGAGAACCTTTTTGTTCtcattgtccaaatccatttgcCATGAAAAGAGAACCTTCTTATTGTCACTGTCCAAATCCATTTGCCGTGGAAAGAGAACGTTTTGATTTTCATCCTCCAAATCCGTTTGCTGTGAAAAGAGAACCTTCTTATTGTCATTGTTCAAATCCATTTGTCGTGGAAAGAGAACCTTTTGATTTTCATCCTCCAAATCCATTTGCCGTGAAAAGAGAACCTTTTTGTTCTCACTGTCCAAATCCATTTGCCGTGAAAAGAGAACCTTCTTATTGTCACTGTCCGAATCCATTTGCCACGAAAAGAGCAGGGTTTGATTCTCTATCAAAAGAGAAGTCTACCACAACCCCACCTGGCACTGGAACTAGAGTGGCATCTTATGCTGCAACTAGAGAAGTGGAAGGACAATATTCAATAAAGTTTTTGTCAATCTCTGCTATGCCATTGTATTCTAATAAAAGCCACGAGGAGTTGAGGTTAGAGGACTATGAATCTGCAAACAAAG GGGCTGCATCAATTTTACAAAGTAAACCATTTGAGTCTTCATCAGGATCTACTGCCTCAAATGTATTTTTTTCTCCATGGATCCATTCAAGTCCATTTGCTGCACCTTTGAAACCAGATTCTAGTTCTCCGATTACCTCCGCCCTTTCTCCCGCTCCTATTTTAACTACCGGAGCAGCTCCACAATCCACATTATGCTCAAACTGCCTAAACAAGTCTCAATCATCCTACCAGCTGCAGCCTACTTCCCCAAGACTTTGTGATTCATCTATTGGGTTGGAAAACTTGACTACATCCTCTCAGCTCTATCCACTTGGTCCAAGTCAAAATACT CCTCTGTTCGTTGGTCCTCTGCACCCAGAAATGACTCCAAATGTTGGAGAAACACTTCCTACAGCCATCTCTTCTCATCCAGCAACAG GGATGCATGATGGAGTCAAAGTTAATGACAGTTGTGGCAAGCCCAACTTAGCGCCTGAAGAGATGCATTATGATAATTCTGGAAAGCTGAAACCTTGTTTCATAGTTTCAGTTGAAAGTGCTGCTGAAGAAGCAACAGATAGCAAGCATGATGATAAGGATGTTGATGCCATAATGCCCAAGCTCCAACGTTCTGATTACTACACAGTTCCTCCTATTCAGGAATTAATATCAAAGGAGAAGGAAGAACCTGGTTTCTGTACCCACGTGACGGACTTTGTGGTAGGAAGACATGGCTATGGAAGCATCAAGTTCTTGGGAGAAACAGATGTCCGGAAGCTTGATCTTGATTCTGCCGTCCATTTTAACTGTCGTGAAGTGATCATCTATATGGACGAGAGCAAGAAACCTCCAGTTGGACAAGGCCTCAACAAGCCAGCTGAGATAACTCTCCTTAATGTCAGATGCATCAACAAATCGACCGGGAAGGAGTACACAGATGGACCAATAGTTAACAAGTACAGAGATATGCTTATTAAGAAAGCAGGAGTGCATGGTGCAGAATTTGTTTCTTATGATCCAGTAAAAGGGGAGTGGGCATTTAAAGTGTCACACTTTTAG
- the LOC104103883 gene encoding nuclear pore complex protein NUP98A-like isoform X5: protein MSLFSAPSSSPSFSSSNLFGNRAFGATSSASSSASSVFAQPIGSSVSFGGTKASSATNNATAFQTQDKSLGSSSTLPTFGKKYGGNGVANESLVWSRDASVSAPAFGVASNSHFGMSSTPTFGSCSFDMPAVSTSGISGFGGLLIPRPFNESTVEHFGMSSTPRFGSYSFGQPAVSVSALNPLFSSSNMFGSTPEIGQTQPLFGNRAFGETSSASSVFAQPIGSSVSFNGTTTFNAANDATAFQTQDKSLGSSTLSTFGKKYEGNGVANKPLLWSRDASVSAPALGVASNSHFGMSSTPAFGSYSSVQPAVSTSGISGFGGLVIPRPFDRPAAFVSGKESTAPLLKSFSFGKAACGFNQNGSRIASYIATPEKDSTKPGETIQSICGMHTYKDKSQEELRFEDYQLGDKGISGFGVIDNSRTFQSPVFNQSTVDHPNPFAVKREPSSGHCPNPFAVKREPSYCHCPNPFAVEREPFDFHPPNPCAVKREPSYCHPPNPFAVKREPSSGHCPNPFAVKREPSYCHCPNPFAVEREPFDFHPPNPCAVKREPSYCHPPNPFAVEREPFDFHPPNPFAVKREPFCSHCPNPFAMKREPSYCHCPNPFSVEREPFDFHPPNPFAVKREPFCSHCPNPFAMKREPSYCHCPNPFAVERERFDFHPPNPFAVKREPSYCHCSNPFVVEREPFDFHPPNPFAVKREPFCSHCPNPFAVKREPSYCHCPNPFATKRAGFDSLSKEKSTTTPPGTGTRVASYAATREVEGQYSIKFLSISAMPLYSNKSHEELRLEDYESANKGAASILQSKPFESSSGSTASNVFFSPWIHSSPFAAPLKPDSSSPITSALSPAPILTTGAAPQSTLCSNCLNKSQSSYQLQPTSPRLCDSSIGLENLTTSSQLYPLGPSQNTPLFVGPLHPEMTPNVGETLPTAISSHPATVESAAEEATDSKHDDKDVDAIMPKLQRSDYYTVPPIQELISKEKEEPGFCTHVTDFVVGRHGYGSIKFLGETDVRKLDLDSAVHFNCREVIIYMDESKKPPVGQGLNKPAEITLLNVRCINKSTGKEYTDGPIVNKYRDMLIKKAGVHGAEFVSYDPVKGEWAFKVSHF, encoded by the exons ATGTCGTTGTTTTCCGCCCCAT CTTCTAGTCCGTCATTTAGTAGTAGCAATCTGTTTGGAAATAGAGCATTTGGAGCAACCTCATCAGCTTCATCATCGGCATCATCAGTATTTGCTCAACCTATTGGAAGTTCAGTGTCTTTTGGCG GAACAAAAGCCTCTAGTGCAACAAACAATGCTACAGCTTTTCAAACACAAGACAAATCTCTGGGCTCGTCATCCACTTTACCAACATTTGGAAAGAAATATGGAGGTAATGGTGTGGCCAATGAATCTCTGGTGTGGTCCAGGGATGCCAGTGTTTCAGCTCCTGCATTTGGTGTTGCAAGCAACTCACACTTTGGCATGTCAAGCACTCCCACATTTGGTTCCTGCTCCTTTGACATGCCAGCAGTATCCACGTCAG GCATATCTGGATTTGGTGGCCTCCTCATACCAAGGCCCTTCAACGAATCAACAGTCGAGCACTTTGGTATGTCAAGCACTCCAAGATTTGGTTCCTACTCCTTTGGCCAGCCAGCAGTATCCGTGTCAG CTTTAAATCCGTTATTTAGCAGCAGCAATATGTTTGGTTCTACCCCCGAAATTGGACAGACTCAACCACTGTTTGGAAATAGAGCATTTGGAGAAACCTCATCAGCATCATCCGTATTTGCTCAACCTATTGGAAGTTCAGTGTCTTTCAATG GAACCACAACATTTAATGCAGCAAACGATGCTACAGCTTTTCAAACGCAAGACAAATCTCTGGGCTCGTCCACTTTATCAACATTTGGAAAGAAATATGAAGGTAATGGTGTGGCCAATAAACCTCTGTTGTGGTCCAGGGATGCCAGTGTTTCAGCTCCTGCATTGGGTGTTGCAAGCAACTCACACTTTGGCATGTCAAGCACTCCCGCATTTGGTTCCTACTCCTCCGTCCAGCCAGCAGTATCCACGTCAG GCATATCTGGATTTGGTGGCCTCGTCATACCAAGGCCTTTTGACCGGCCAGCAGCATTTGTGTCAG GAAAAGAAAGTACAGCACCATTGCTCAAGAGCTTTAGTTTTGGAAAGGCAGCATGTGGTTTCAATCAGAATGGAAGTAGAATAGCATCATACATCGCAACTCCAGAGAAAGATAGCACAAAACCAGGTGAAACAATTCAGTCCATTTGTGGCATGCACACTTATAAAGATAAAAGCCAGGAGGAGTTGAGGTTTGAGGACTATCAGTTAGGTGATAAAG GCATATCTGGATTTGGTGTCATTGACAACTCAAGGACTTTTCAATCACCAGTATTTAACCAATCAACTGTTGATCATCCAAATCCATTTGCCGTGAAAAGAGAACCTTCTTCTGGtcattgtccaaatccatttgcCGTGAAAAGAGAACCTTCTTATTGtcattgtccaaatccatttgcCGTGGAAAGAGAACCTTTTGATTTTCATCCTCCAAATCCATGTGCTGTGAAAAGAGAACCTTCGTATTGTCATCCTCCAAATCCATTTGCCGTGAAAAGAGAACCTTCTTCTGGtcattgtccaaatccatttgcCGTGAAAAGAGAACCTTCTTATTGtcattgtccaaatccatttgcCGTGGAAAGAGAACCTTTTGATTTTCATCCTCCAAATCCATGTGCTGTGAAAAGAGAACCTTCTTATTGTCATCCTCCAAATCCATTTGCCGTGGAAAGAGAACCTTTTGATTTTCATCCTCCAAATCCATTTGCCGTGAAAAGAGAACCTTTTTGTTCtcattgtccaaatccatttgcCATGAAAAGAGAACCTTCTTATTGTCACTGTCCAAATCCATTTTCCGTGGAAAGAGAACCTTTTGATTTTCATCCTCCAAATCCATTTGCCGTGAAAAGAGAACCTTTTTGTTCtcattgtccaaatccatttgcCATGAAAAGAGAACCTTCTTATTGTCACTGTCCAAATCCATTTGCCGTGGAAAGAGAACGTTTTGATTTTCATCCTCCAAATCCGTTTGCTGTGAAAAGAGAACCTTCTTATTGTCATTGTTCAAATCCATTTGTCGTGGAAAGAGAACCTTTTGATTTTCATCCTCCAAATCCATTTGCCGTGAAAAGAGAACCTTTTTGTTCTCACTGTCCAAATCCATTTGCCGTGAAAAGAGAACCTTCTTATTGTCACTGTCCGAATCCATTTGCCACGAAAAGAGCAGGGTTTGATTCTCTATCAAAAGAGAAGTCTACCACAACCCCACCTGGCACTGGAACTAGAGTGGCATCTTATGCTGCAACTAGAGAAGTGGAAGGACAATATTCAATAAAGTTTTTGTCAATCTCTGCTATGCCATTGTATTCTAATAAAAGCCACGAGGAGTTGAGGTTAGAGGACTATGAATCTGCAAACAAAG GGGCTGCATCAATTTTACAAAGTAAACCATTTGAGTCTTCATCAGGATCTACTGCCTCAAATGTATTTTTTTCTCCATGGATCCATTCAAGTCCATTTGCTGCACCTTTGAAACCAGATTCTAGTTCTCCGATTACCTCCGCCCTTTCTCCCGCTCCTATTTTAACTACCGGAGCAGCTCCACAATCCACATTATGCTCAAACTGCCTAAACAAGTCTCAATCATCCTACCAGCTGCAGCCTACTTCCCCAAGACTTTGTGATTCATCTATTGGGTTGGAAAACTTGACTACATCCTCTCAGCTCTATCCACTTGGTCCAAGTCAAAATACT CCTCTGTTCGTTGGTCCTCTGCACCCAGAAATGACTCCAAATGTTGGAGAAACACTTCCTACAGCCATCTCTTCTCATCCAGCAACAG TTGAAAGTGCTGCTGAAGAAGCAACAGATAGCAAGCATGATGATAAGGATGTTGATGCCATAATGCCCAAGCTCCAACGTTCTGATTACTACACAGTTCCTCCTATTCAGGAATTAATATCAAAGGAGAAGGAAGAACCTGGTTTCTGTACCCACGTGACGGACTTTGTGGTAGGAAGACATGGCTATGGAAGCATCAAGTTCTTGGGAGAAACAGATGTCCGGAAGCTTGATCTTGATTCTGCCGTCCATTTTAACTGTCGTGAAGTGATCATCTATATGGACGAGAGCAAGAAACCTCCAGTTGGACAAGGCCTCAACAAGCCAGCTGAGATAACTCTCCTTAATGTCAGATGCATCAACAAATCGACCGGGAAGGAGTACACAGATGGACCAATAGTTAACAAGTACAGAGATATGCTTATTAAGAAAGCAGGAGTGCATGGTGCAGAATTTGTTTCTTATGATCCAGTAAAAGGGGAGTGGGCATTTAAAGTGTCACACTTTTAG